The genome window TAGCTACAGGGTAAGCCTGGACATGCACGTGACCGTCATAGCGCCTGAACGCGCCTGGTACCATGGAGCAGCTCGTTGGCTCAGCTTCAGTCGCAAATATTTAGAAGCTTCTGCGACAGCAAAAAACAAACCATCATCTCGATTATCACATAACGAATTGTCCCACTACACGAATCCAAGACACGCACCGATAAACCTGTAATCGAAAATAATAACTGTCGGCATATTCGACACCCGCCGACACCATGGTCCAGATCAGCGAGGTGAAGGGTAACAAGCGAGACAATCGCACAGCCGCCCATACTCATATCaagggcttgggcttgaaaTCAGATGGATATGCAGAGAAGCAAGCGGCCGGGTTTGTCGGTCAAGTCGGCGCGCGTGAGGTAAGGACTGATTGAATCGAACATTGACTTACGAATACTTATTCGGTTGCTAGTCCTGCGGCGTTGTAGTGGATTTGATCCGGGCTCAGAAGATGGCTGGCCGAGGTGTGCTGTTGGCAGGAGGGCCTGGAACTGGAAAGACCGCTCTCGCGCTCGCGATCAGCCAAGAATTGGGAACCAAGATTCCCTTTTGCCCCATCGTTGGCAGCGAAATCTACTCCACggaagtcaagaagaccGAGATGCTGATGGAAAACTTCCGAAGAGCCATTGGTCTAAAGGTCCGAGAGACGAAGGAGGTGTATGAAGGAGAGGTTACAGAACTCACACCTGAGGAGGCCGAAAACCCGTTAGGTGGCTACGGCAAGACCATCAGCACGCTCTTGATTGGACTCAAGAGCGCAAAGGGACAGAAGAAGCTCCGCCTCGACCCAAGTATCTACGAAGCAATTCAGAAGGAGAGAGTAACGGTCGGCGACGTGATCTATATCGAAGCGAACACGGGTGCCTGCAAACGAGTTGGCCGATCAGACGCCTACGCCACGGAATTCGACCTGGAGGCGGAGGAGTACGTACCCATTCCCAAGGGTGAGGTacacaagaagaaggagatcgtGCAAGACGTTACGCTACATGACCTCGATGTGGCCAATGCCCGCCCCCAAGGCGGCCAGGATATTATGAGCATGATGGGCCAGCTAATGAAGCCCAAGATGACGGAGATTACAGACAAACTTCGTGGAGAGATCAACAAAGTAGTCAGCAAGTACATCGACCAGGGTGTTGCTGAGCTTGTGCCAGGCGTTTTGTTTATCGATGAGGTAACACACAAACCATCCCCCCTATCATAACGGGACGGGAACTCTGAGGCTAACCGATATGACGTTTGACAGGCACACATGCTCGATGTGGAGTGCTTCACCTACCTCAACAGAGCCTTGGAATCGCCCATCTCCCCCATCGTGGTCTTGGCCTCCAACCGGGGAATGTGCACCATCAGAGGCACTGACGACATTGTCGCGGCTCACGGAATCCCTGCCGACTTCCTTACACGCTTGCTCATCATCCCTACAACGCCCTACGAGGCGGAAGAAATCAAGCGCATCGTGCGGATACGCTCATCGACCGAAGGCGTCTCAGTTTCAGATGCTGCCATTGACAAAATCTCGGAACACGGCGTCCGCATCAGCCTGCGGTATTGCCTGCAGCTGTTGACCCCTGCAAGGTAAGTCACTGTGGCGAGAGGGGAGACCCTTTGGCAAAATAATCCGAGACACAGTTGCTGATTGAAGAAATAGCATtctggccaaggccaacGGCCGCTCGCAAATCGACGTTCAGGACGTTGCCGAGTGTGAGGACTTGTTCCTTGATGCTCGCCGAAGTGCCGCCCTCCTCAGCAGCGAGGCCGGGCGAGGATACCTCGCGTAAAAATGAGAGGCTGCAGAGCCTGAGGGCGTTGAATTTCAGTCTAGAAGGCGCTGGGTGCGAAGGGAGACGTGtcataattactacttttttAAGGAGCTACGTGGTTGataaggaaagaaaacacctgACCTCTAGCTATTGTGTACTTGATAGGGAACCATGGAATACTACAGAGAATTGGCGTCGGGTTGGCTCAGATTGGCCACTGGCTATTCACCATTGGCCATATCAAGATGTGAGAGAGAATGGTATCTGCAGATTCCTGTCTAACTTTAGCTCGCCTCTAACGTCGGTGGGAGGTGTGTGTCTCCCTTGTCTTGTGCTCCCAGTATGTTAAGCTAAATCTAGACCCAACAACAAAGTGGCACCCTCCTACAAGCTCTTTGATCGTTCAGCAACCACTTCAACTTTGGCATCCAAGCCCTAGACACTGGGTCAGATGGAATTGGGTGGTGGAGAGGGAGCAATCCTGCGTTACCAGTGCCAGCCGACCTCATCTTATTTCAGCTGCCGTCTCAAGCTTTGATGGGAACAGTTGGCCTGCATAACTAAATATGGTTAGATTTTCAAATAGAGTCGCCCTTGGACGAGTTTATGCATCACGTGCTACGTATAAACTTGTGCCAATCCGGGAGACGACATTGTCTTTGTTTCAGTCCCTACTACCAAGCATTCCAGCCCCAGACTCAGACTAGACGTAGTCCACATTCCGGCTCGACATTACACTGCATTGTCGTTGTTGGATGAGGCTGGAATTAACAAGGGGTTAGTTAGACTGCTAGAGTCAGAATGTGTTGTGCTTGGACCAGTTGAGGATCGGTATTCACATCATAATGAGTGGACGTGCTCTGGATGGGGAGACAAAAAGATGGACCAGGGAGGAAAGGGAGAAAAGATGATATATCATGGCAGAGTCCGTGGGTCGTGGTTCTCTTTGTGAGCGTTTCTTGTTTTCCGTCCTGTTTCGCTGGGTCCTATCACATTCGCTCATATTACCACACACTCTCATTCTCTCACTTGTCCCCAggttttaacttattaacaGACCCCGGTTCTCTTTTGTCCTACTTTACTAGGGACTGCACCCGACTGCGGCAAATACCTTGTTCCCTGTTCCTGGTGCCGTACACTTCCTAGTGGTCGAGTGGCCACGGAAGTGCAGCTGTTACTGCCGACAGGCCGGGCCATACATATAATGTGCAGACGCAGGACCAAGCTCTAAGCCAAACCTGCAGAGAACCGGGACATGCAAGGGCATTCCCCGCTGTTTACTCTTAACAGGCTCTGGTGCAGAACGGCTAATATATCTTGCGCATTGGTAAAGAACACAGTGGGAGAGTTGAGCTGAGTTTGTCAAAGAACAAGAGGGTGTCATTGGATGATAAGAGAAAGGCTAAGAAGTTGAGGCGGCAAGAAAAGAAGTGAAGAGAAGGGAACTCTGGGGGATCTAATAAAAGAAAcaagagaaggacaagacaagagatCAAAGACGGAGGCGATAATGAGCCACGCCTAATTTCCCACATTAGGCCCCAACGGAAGAAAGGAagcgaaaggaagaaagaaagaaagagacagGCATTACAGGAGCAAGCAGTTTCATTGTTCTTTGGAGGCTACTGAATGGGCTACCGTTGAACACACAAAGACACGGCCCTGCACAGACAGACAGTGGCCCAACACTGCGAGAATCATCCCATCTTCTTTCAGTCAAGAAGGggaaaaaggaagagaagagcctATTCTGAGGAGAGAAAAGGCCAGAATAGCACACGATCATTGATTCTATCTTTATTACTTCCTATATCTACCTCAGCAAGAAGTTGCGTCGTCTCCTCAGCTCATCTCTcggcctcaatctcaacgaCATCGAGACCAGGGTACAGGGTCTACCACTTCCCGTTCGCTTGCCCGTCAGAGGAAccaaaggaaaggaaagcaaagcaaagcagaagGAAAAGTCAAGCAAAAATGACACAGGTCATCTCTTTGGTTACGCCCTCCCAGGCTATGACCCCGGCCCACTCCCCCATGGATTCTGATGACTACGATAGGCCGCGAGCCTTTCGTGCACTCCCCGACACTCCAGACTCTCCTAGTCCTCGCACTGCTGGCTTGGGTAGAAAACGTGCCGCTCCCATCAACACTTCTGACGCTAGCTATGGTAGACTTGAGAGACTCAAACTGAGTACGCCGAGCAGTATGGCAAGCAATGAAGCTACAAGAGATATCTGTCTCTGCACTCCGGCACCCAAGATCCCACGACCTAGGAATGGTGAGTCGcttctttattttttctttctttgttgaAATACTATTTCGCTGGTCATGATAGTTAAGCTTGGAGTTGTGGACAGTGACAACATTTATGCACAATCATCCTCCGATATATATTCAGCATCATAACTGACCATCACCAATAGCTTTCATACTGTATCGCCAGCATCACCAAGCACAGGTTGTCGCTCGCAACCCAAACCTATCCAACCCtgacatctccaagatcatTGGAGAACAGTGGAAGGACGAGCCGcaagaagtcaaagacaaCTGGAAAGCACTGGCAGATGAAGAAAAGCAACGCCATCAGCAACAGTACCCTGACTACCGCTATCAGCCACGACGTGGTAACAAGTCGCAAGGCCTCCGATCAGGATCTGTCTCCGCTGATGAATCTGGAAGATGTTTAAAGTGCAACCTCCGGTGCATTGCAACGCCTTCAACGCCCTCTACACCCTACCCTCCCACACCAGTGGCAAGTGAAGGCAGAGCTCCCCCATATCCATACACACCGGCTTTGCGTGATCCCGAGGCAGCTCGTCGTGCAAGTTTTGGTAATCTGGCTATGAGACAACAACAGGCCTCCAAGCGTTCTCCCTATCGCGAAGGAGAGGAATACGGCCCCGAGTCGCCAGAAATGAAGAGGCGCCGCTACAACACTGCTGTCGGCTATCACCCGATATCATCGCCAGGGACAATGGGACGGGCATTGTCACTTGGAGCGGCTCCTCAGAGACCGTACCCTGTCACGCCTCTGCCCGAGCCGTACTTTACTAGATCAAAATCAGGCCCGATGCCTCCCCCACCTCGACCAGCAGCAGGAGGACCTTGGCCTGGCCAGGAACATCGAGGCCAGCACCCTTCCTATGATGACGAGTCCCTCAGACTTCCCCCACTGCAGACTCAAACTGCCATGTCTCCCACGAATACACAAGAGGTTGATATTCGACAGCTCCAGACTCCAGTTACGGGGCTTGGAATATCGAATGCTCGAGACCCCCAAGCTAGAAGCGTGGAGGCCATGGTCATGTCTATTCCATTCACGCGAAAGCTATCTGTACTTTCTAAGATAAATCACACTCCGATCAGCTCTCTAGGTTCTGGAACCTTGTCTCTCGAGAAAGTCGAGAATAGGGGGGCTGTCATTGCTGTAGAGGGGCCGAAACCAAGAATATTGAAGCAGGTTGGCTTGCTGGTTGAGAGAGCACTTTCGACCTCTAACGAAATCGCGCTCAAGACCTGGGGACAGATGACTGAAGACGAGACCAAAAGCAACGAAACTGGCTCCCAGGATAACGACGAACCTTCAGACTCGAACCACAACCTTGCATCATGTTTTGAAACGATGATACAATGGCACCAGAAGTCACGAGAGATGGTAAAGCACATCACCAGCCAAACCGAATCACTGCGTGGCTCACAGCGGAAAAGGGACTCGGACTCACCAATTTCACAACGTGGTTCAGTTGAAGAGGACAACGCCTCCAAATCATCACGAGATGACAAAGGTAGTTCAAAGATACCGGTTGCCCTTATTAAGGAAGGATTCAGCCTCACTCTTTCGGACTCGTTCGCCTGTACGATACCCATTGCGGACGCCTATGCACCGATCGACCATTGGCAGTGGATGGCCACCCTCTGGCGCGGTACCATAAATCCCGACCTTGTTATCTACGTGAAACCAAGTCTAGAGGACGAGATCGCGAAGTGCGGAACGGTCGATTCATTCAAGGGGCTCATGGTTGTCCGTGTTGCGGTGGGTAAAGACTTGGATGATGCAACTGAACGACGAATTGTTTTTGAAGTCATTGAATGGGTGCGGGGAGGGAGCTTCAGAGGGAAAGTCGACAAGGGACGCTGATGTGATCGAAATACGATAATTCTGATCTCTTTTTGGAAGTGGGCGATGAAAAGGATATTGCCAAGACTACCTACACCTGGATCTGAGGATAAAGCTTACAGCACCGCATAACCGATGGGGTTGTTTATTTGGAGGAAAAATGTGCTGGTTCAGTTAATATCACATTCCTGTCAATGAATGGGAGTAAACATGTAAAGTTTAGTAGTAGGAGTCCATGGCGTCAATACTCTCAGATCTGTTTGTTTATTTACATTCGTTTCCAATGATGATCATAGTCTGAGCCAAGTCCGGAGACTAAACAAACAAAGAATATGACCTTGAATgctaattatagcttatagaGATAAGTATCTTCCTATTCTCTTTGTTCGGCATATGTACACCTGACGTCTTATAAGGGAAGCAGATGCAGCTATTGATATCCAATCCCTGCAAATCGGTGGAGTTTGAGTTTACCCCTGCAGCAAATGTACGTACCTTAACCGCTAAACGCCGGGAATGACTGCCGCCATCGTAATTTATCCGTGAGGTAAACGCGCCCGCGACCGACTCTAGGGACTTAGGTAACTCAAGTACCGCTCCACTACCTAAGTACGCACTACACCCAGACAGCTCCCCTCCCGTCTAATTACTACTGTACGCGCCTCAGGAGACTgcccagcatcaacaaagacaaagaaaaggccGACGACTCCCCTCCCCGACACCGTTCAAGAACACCTCAAGCACTAACGGTGCCGACACGATGCCCTGCGATCTCGACAACACCTTATAATGCCGGATTTCAAGCCTGGGCAGACTGTCCAACTAAACGATGGCTCCAAGGCCATCGTTCGTTTCGTGGGCACCACTCACTTTCAGGTCGGAGAATGGATAGGCGTTGAGCTGGAGACCAAGACGGGCAAAAACGATGGAAGCGTTCAGGGAGAGCGTTACTTCGATTGCCCCATGGGCTATGGCATGTTTGTCAAACCTGTGATGGCCAAGATTATCGCACAAGCACCTACACCAAAGCCGACTGCCCGGAAGCCTGCCGCAAGACCAAGCAGTTTCGCACCCACTTCAGGCAGAGCCTCGAGCGCGGCAGGGGATTCAGGTCTGGGTAGAAGAAAGAGCCTCAATGCTCCCAGTCCTAGCCCAGTACCTAGAGTGTCACGGCCGACAAGCATTGCGAGAGTAGGTGCTGTTGTACAGCTGTTGAGTTGAATGCTAACCAGGTTCAAGTCGCCCACGAAATCACCCACAAAGCAATTGAGTGCTGCTTCGAGCACCACTGTATCCCGAACAGGAACACCATCGAACGCGCGCGCCCCTTCCGTTGGAGCAAAGTCGCGCCCATCCGTTGGGGGACCACGAACATCCATGGGTCCTCCGCCACCAACTGCTCGAACAAGACAGGTATCTACTTCGTCAGGCACAGCAAGAGCTGCATCCGCAGCGCCGAGGACAACGACAAGCCGCATATCTTTGGGAGGACCACCACGACCAGCATCTCGGCCAGCATCACGGCCAAGCTCAGCTGCCAGACGGACATCTGTCGATTCGCAAGCCAGAAGAGGCTCCTCGGACAGAGATGACGTAGCTTCCCCTATTAAGGATAATGGGGACATTCTTTCACCTCAACCCCGAAGCCCTGTTCAAGCCAGAACAAAGGCGCTTGAGAAACTTACAGGTGGCCCTTCATCGCGAACAAGCACACCCCCTGCAGCACGAAAACCTTCATCTACGACCACCGGACCCCGTCCTGCTGCAAGTACGGCCGCAAGTAGAGAAATCGAAGACCTCAAGGCCAAATTGAAGGTTTTAGAGCGCAAACGTACCGAAGATCGAGACAAATTGAAACAACTCGACAAAGTCCAGGGCGAGAGAGACAAGTTCGAGAGCGTCATTCAAATGCTGCAACAAAAATACCAACCGCAACAGCAGGAAAATacagagctgaagaagatgctgaaAGAGGCGGAAATGCGACTCAATTCCGTCGAAGAGCTTCAGGCAGAGCACGAGAGCATATTGGAACTAGCAACACTCGACCGAGAAATGGCGGAAGAAACAGCGGACGTTCTGAAGGCCGAGCTGGAGGCCCTGAAGGAGAAAGCCGAAGAGATGGAATTGGAAGTTGAGATTTTGCGGGAAGAGAACGAAGAGTACAGTAAAGGAATGGCTCCCGAAGAACGAGCAACTTCAGGCTGGTTGCAGATGGAACGGACGAACGAACGATTAAGGGAAGCTCTTGTGAGATTACGCGATATAACCCAGGACACAGAGGAAGAACTGAGAGGTCAGATCAAAGGGCTCGAGGAAGACGTAAAAGAGTTCAACACTATGAAGGAGGAATTCTCCAAGTGCCGCGGAAAGCTGGAGCAGTCAGAAAGTGCCGTGGAAGATCTACGTCAACAACTCGATAATGCGCTTGGCGCTGAAGACATGATTGAAGACTTGACGGAACGCA of Fusarium musae strain F31 chromosome 5, whole genome shotgun sequence contains these proteins:
- the RVB1 gene encoding RuvB ATP-dependent DNA helicase pontin (EggNog:ENOG41) yields the protein MVQISEVKGNKRDNRTAAHTHIKGLGLKSDGYAEKQAAGFVGQVGARESCGVVVDLIRAQKMAGRGVLLAGGPGTGKTALALAISQELGTKIPFCPIVGSEIYSTEVKKTEMLMENFRRAIGLKVRETKEVYEGEVTELTPEEAENPLGGYGKTISTLLIGLKSAKGQKKLRLDPSIYEAIQKERVTVGDVIYIEANTGACKRVGRSDAYATEFDLEAEEYVPIPKGEVHKKKEIVQDVTLHDLDVANARPQGGQDIMSMMGQLMKPKMTEITDKLRGEINKVVSKYIDQGVAELVPGVLFIDEAHMLDVECFTYLNRALESPISPIVVLASNRGMCTIRGTDDIVAAHGIPADFLTRLLIIPTTPYEAEEIKRIVRIRSSTEGVSVSDAAIDKISEHGVRISLRYCLQLLTPASILAKANGRSQIDVQDVAECEDLFLDARRSAALLSSEAGRGYLA